One Symphalangus syndactylus isolate Jambi chromosome 9, NHGRI_mSymSyn1-v2.1_pri, whole genome shotgun sequence DNA segment encodes these proteins:
- the LOC129489354 gene encoding polyadenylate-binding protein 2 isoform X2 → MAAAAAAAAAAGAAGGRGSGPGRRRHLVPGAGGEAGEGAPGGAGDYGNGLESEELEPGSGAPGSQEEEEEPGLVEGDPGDGAIEDPELEAIKARVREMEEEAEKLKELQNEVEKQMNMSPPPGNAGPVIMSIEEKMEADARSIYVGNVDYGATAEELEAHFHGCGSVNRVTILCDKFSGHPKGFAYIEFSDKESVRTSLALDESLFRGRQIKVIPKRTNRPGISTTDRGFPRARYRARTTNYNSSRSRFYSGFNSRPRGRVYRGRARATSWYSPY, encoded by the exons atggcggcggcggcggcggcggcagcagcagcggGGGCTGCGGGCGGTCGGGGCTCCGGGCCGGGGCGGCGGCGCCATCTTGTGCCCGGGGCCGGTGGGGAGGCCGGGGAGGGGGCCCCGGGGGGCGCAGGGGACTACGGGAACGGCCTGGAGTCTGAGGAACTGGA GCCTGGTTCGGGAGCCCCCGGCAgccaagaggaggaggaggagccgggACTGGTCGAGGGTGACCCGGGGGACGGCGCCATTGAGGACCCG GAGCTGGAAGCTATCAAAGCTCGAGTCAGGGAGATGGAGGAAGAAGCTGAGAAGCTAAAGGAGCTACAGAACGAGGTAGAGAAGCAGATGAATATGAGTCCACCTCCAGGCAATG CTGGCCCAGTGATCATGTCCATTGAGGAGAAGATGGAGGCTGATGCCCGTTCCATCTATGTTGGCAAT GTGGACTATGGTGCAACAGCAGAAGAGCTGGAAGCTCACTTTCATGGCTGTGGTTCAGTCAACCGTGTTACCATACTCTGTGACAAATTTAGTGGCCATCCCAAAGG GTTTGCATATATAGAGTTCTCAGACAAAGAGTCAGTGAGGACTTCCTTGGCCTTAGATGAGTCCCTATTTAGAGGAAGGCAAATCAAG GTGATCCCAAAACGAACCAACAGACCAGGCATCAGCACAACAGACCGGGGTTTTCCACGAGCCCGCTACCGCGCCCggaccaccaactacaacagttCCCGCTCTCGATTCTACAGTGGTTTTAACAGCAGGCCCCGGGGTCGCGTCTACAG GGGCCGGGCTAGAGCGACATCATGGTATTCCCCTTACTAA
- the LOC129489354 gene encoding polyadenylate-binding protein 2 isoform X1, which translates to MAAAAAAAAAAGAAGGRGSGPGRRRHLVPGAGGEAGEGAPGGAGDYGNGLESEELEPEELLLEPEPEPEPEEEPPRPRAPPGAPGPGPGSGAPGSQEEEEEPGLVEGDPGDGAIEDPELEAIKARVREMEEEAEKLKELQNEVEKQMNMSPPPGNAGPVIMSIEEKMEADARSIYVGNVDYGATAEELEAHFHGCGSVNRVTILCDKFSGHPKGFAYIEFSDKESVRTSLALDESLFRGRQIKVIPKRTNRPGISTTDRGFPRARYRARTTNYNSSRSRFYSGFNSRPRGRVYRGRARATSWYSPY; encoded by the exons atggcggcggcggcggcggcggcagcagcagcggGGGCTGCGGGCGGTCGGGGCTCCGGGCCGGGGCGGCGGCGCCATCTTGTGCCCGGGGCCGGTGGGGAGGCCGGGGAGGGGGCCCCGGGGGGCGCAGGGGACTACGGGAACGGCCTGGAGTCTGAGGAACTGGAGCCTGAGGAGCTGCTGCTGGAGCCCGAGCCGGAGCCCGAGCCCGAAGAGGAGCCGCCCCGGCCCCGCGCCCCCCCGGGAGCTCCGGGCCCTGGGCCTGGTTCGGGAGCCCCCGGCAgccaagaggaggaggaggagccgggACTGGTCGAGGGTGACCCGGGGGACGGCGCCATTGAGGACCCG GAGCTGGAAGCTATCAAAGCTCGAGTCAGGGAGATGGAGGAAGAAGCTGAGAAGCTAAAGGAGCTACAGAACGAGGTAGAGAAGCAGATGAATATGAGTCCACCTCCAGGCAATG CTGGCCCAGTGATCATGTCCATTGAGGAGAAGATGGAGGCTGATGCCCGTTCCATCTATGTTGGCAAT GTGGACTATGGTGCAACAGCAGAAGAGCTGGAAGCTCACTTTCATGGCTGTGGTTCAGTCAACCGTGTTACCATACTCTGTGACAAATTTAGTGGCCATCCCAAAGG GTTTGCATATATAGAGTTCTCAGACAAAGAGTCAGTGAGGACTTCCTTGGCCTTAGATGAGTCCCTATTTAGAGGAAGGCAAATCAAG GTGATCCCAAAACGAACCAACAGACCAGGCATCAGCACAACAGACCGGGGTTTTCCACGAGCCCGCTACCGCGCCCggaccaccaactacaacagttCCCGCTCTCGATTCTACAGTGGTTTTAACAGCAGGCCCCGGGGTCGCGTCTACAG GGGCCGGGCTAGAGCGACATCATGGTATTCCCCTTACTAA